The proteins below are encoded in one region of Coffea arabica cultivar ET-39 chromosome 4c, Coffea Arabica ET-39 HiFi, whole genome shotgun sequence:
- the LOC113739051 gene encoding putative F-box protein At1g67623 yields the protein MANEQKGLSGTSILSLPTEVLSEVLTRVASSSSTDLFWAKLCCKLLNEVSDADIVYQRVSLAKFELVPWHKNHKVSSFLKKCRQCKNPDVLYRKGVVDFFTDKHGDSALECLEEAANSGHADAAYALGIIYIFVGGDELKRKGISLLSGMKKSGILKGRVKLCRDNLRALLRMIWVKNPVFANPTPICCAMTHERKTSSWPMDADDVEESTCEGCACDEEIGAICAALPYR from the exons ATGGCCAACGAACAAAAAGGGCTTTCAGGAACCTCCATCCTCTCCCTTCCGACCGAGGTGCTATCCGAGGTGCTTACACGTgtcgcatcttcttcatcaacTGATCTTTTCTGGGCAAAACTGTG CTGTAAGTTGCTTAACGAAGTTTCGGACGCAGACATCGTTTACCAGCGGGTGTCACTCGCCAAGTTTGAACTCGTTCCGTGGCACAAAAACCACAAAGTGTCGAGCTTCTTGAAGAAGTGTAGACAATGCAAAAATCCAGATGTACTGTATCGAAAAGGAGTG GTTGATTTCTTTACGGACAAGCATGGGGATTCAGCATTGGAATGCTTGGAAGAAGCTGCTAATTCAGGCCATGCCGATGCTGCATATGCGTTGGGAATAATTTACATCTTTGTTGGTGGGGACGAGTTAAAGCGCAAAGGTATAAGCCTGCTGAGCGGGATGAAGAAATCCGGAATTCTGAAAGGCAGGGTGAAACTTTGCCGTGACAATTTGCGAGCGCTGCTGAGGATGATATGGGTCAAGAATCCTGTGTTTGCAAACCCAACGCCCATTTGTTGTGCCATGACACATGAGAGGAAAACATCTTCATGGCCTATGGATGCGGATGACGTGGAGGAGAGTACATGTGAAGGCTGCGCTTGCGATGAAGAAATTGGAGCAATTTGTGCTGCCCTACCCTATCGTTAG
- the LOC113739052 gene encoding protein MAIN-LIKE 2-like, giving the protein MGRLHCYQPPRDEEHSQELLVDRKTHISHIFLAQGEVYSIYPRGPSVEIMEWWKRLPRKVAAKVVSAGFGDFLSHLPVADRDRKLPVALAERWWDSTNSFHLPFGEMTLTPLDFTCITGVAVGGLPIPWDYNVSENANYINEQLGWVPAFASADAIRVTDILSFYKDKAIDDNDDVQLAHLTRAFFLYMLGRTLLSNTAETIHLCCLPALEDVDRIRDYNWGGAGMATLYRFMSAVSRRRTKSLGGYSFVWEVWAYENFQLSPYKLKQDERDVLPTMWR; this is encoded by the exons ATGGGCAGGCTCCATTGCTACCAGCCACCGCGTGATGAAGAACACTCGCAAGAACTGCTGGTTGATCGGAAAACCCACATATCGCACATTTTCCTTGCACAGGGG GAAGTCTATTCAATTTATCCTAGAGGGCCGTCAGTCGAAATTATGGAGTGGTGGAAGAGGCTACCTCGTAAGGTGGCCGCGAAAGTTGTTAGTGCTGGGTTTGGGGATTTTCTGAGCCACTTGCCCGTGGCCGATAGAGATAGGAAGTTGCCTGTCGCACTTGCGGAGCGATGGTGGGACTCAACAAACTCCTTCCACTTGCCTTTCGGAGAGATGACACTGACACCCTTGGACTTCACCTGTATAACCGGTGTTGCAGTGGGCGGCTTGCCCATTCCGTGGGATTACAATGTTAGCGAAAATGCCAATTACATCAACGAGCAATTGGGTTGGGTGCCAGCTTTTGCTTCGGCCGATGCCATCAGAGTTACCGATATATTGTCATTCTACAAAGACAAGGCGATTGACGACAACGACGACGTCCAGCTGGCACATCTAACTAGAGCTTTCTTTCTCTACATGCTTGGCCGCACTTTACTTAGCAACACGGCCGAAACAATTCACCTGTGTTGTCTGCCTGCGCTGGAGGACGTAGATCGTATAAGGGATTATAACTGGGGAGGGGCGGGGATGGCAACCTTGTACAGATTTATGTCCGCCGTCTCCCGACGCCGGACGAAAAGCCTTGGCGGCTACAGCTTCGTTTGGGAG GTGTGGGCttatgaaaattttcagttaaGTCCGTATAAACTGAAACAGGACGAGAGGGACGTATTGCCCACAATGTGGCGATGA